The segment ATGGTACTGAAAATTGTTGTTAGCATGTTCCTACTGGTAATGCAATTAAATGTTGAGGGCAAACATAAACTACATGAAAAATGAAACCTTTCCACAATACAGGAACCAAAAGACAAAGTGGTAGAAGTCCCCAGACTGGAATATTAAAACCCAGACTGAACAGAACATCAGAACACTGTACAGTCACTTGCTAGAAACTGGGAAGTAACAGGATTCAGGCCCTGACCATTTCCAGCTTCTGTGACATTAAACCAAGGTTGCAAAGAACACTTACCATTTTAGCTATTCCTAATGCCATCTTGTGCTTCTACTCAGGACACTGACAACTCCAACAAGGTCCACGTTTCTACTGTAACATTTAAAGAGGCATTTGCAAAAGATGGCAATTGTTGATTGGAAAGTTTCTGTGGTACAGAGTATCAGACTGGTTGGAAACaccttaaagttcatcttgttccaaactctgccacaggcagggacaacttccactagaccaggttgctccaagccctgtcttGTCTGGCCTTGGCCATTTCCAATTTACACTTATTCTCTAGCTCATAGGAAAACTTTTGCTAAGTCAAAGGTGCTCTTTGTAAATATCCTAATCTTCTGTGTTCGTAAGATCTCAATGCCTTTGACTGTGGCTAGGAAACTCTGTTTTCAGAAATTAATAGCTTTTCTTAAtactattttatttaaacaCTGATCCTTGATTAATATTAAGGTTGTTTTGGTGAAAAAGCCTAAATAATAGAGATTATTTCTTTAGTAAAACATATAGAAATAACACTTTTAGTTACTAGCATCACATTTCTTGTAAAGTTAATGACCATCTGTCTGTGGTCAGTACAAGAGTCAGAAATAGAAGCTGAAGAGTAACCTTGCCCTATGtagttttttttgtgtgtgtagaAATTTCTGTCTTCTGTCTGCATGTCACAACCCAGCTTTCTTTTGCAGGCCTGGTCTCTTGAGTCCCTGGCTCTGGGCATGGCTGCTTCTGACTTGACAATGtcctatttatattttatttccaggtCATGCAATGATGCACTTCAGATGCTGAACTGAATAATACACTGGGTGCTCCTTACAATGTTattaaaggaaaatagaaaagcacCGCCGATTCCTTGCACAGCATCCTGCACAAGGCATCACAGCAGGATTGATCCCACAAAGCCTCTAGCTGGGCATAGATGTGATAAAATAGATGGGCAATAAAACGGGACCACTGAATaccatttttattctttaaatataGCTTCCTTTTAATTTTACACCATATTCATATTCTCATAAACAGGCATAAAGTGAATGTTACCTTGAAATGTCCTGATGCTAAATACTTAGCTCTTGTAACAATTTTAAACTGACGTGCTTAGTAAATGCTGCAATGTAAGTGACTGCAAGACATTCTGTAATTGcgttttaaaatttcttctgtatCCCAACTAGTTCTGACTGTGACACAGGAAAGCTTGGAGGATCCCAAAACATCTTACCTGTGATATTCGTTAAAGCTGAGGATGATTTGTGTCCTGCAGCACACAAAGCTACGGAGGACCTTCTCCAGCACCCAATCCATCTCTACGCCTTCACTTGGGAATGGCGGGCAAAACCGCGAAAGCTTTGCCCTGCACGGCCACGTAAGAGGGAACTTAATTTGTGTTATTTTTCCCTGAAGTATGACAAGTAACCGGCTTGAAGCAATAAGGTGTGATGGCATGAGGCAACCGTAGCGTCCGCCAACAGAGGTTCCTGAGGGAGAGAAAATGGCGGGCGGGGGCCTTCAGCAAGCTCCCAAAACACAGGAGCCACTCCGTGTGTGAAAAGCCTCGACCTCCACCCCCGAGCCCGCTATGACAAGAGGAGGtgggagggggggaaaagagaCCCCACCTGAAAGGAGGAAGGCATCTGACATTGGAGACCGTCCCTGAGGGAGCGCGAGGTACCCTGCCCGAGACGGGCGATAGCTCCCCCGGCCTGCCCTCACGGGCTCCGGGCCGTGACTCGGCTGTTTCtccccgtcccgtcccgtcccgcccGGTCGCGTCCCGGTTGCGGGGGAAGGCGGGCGCAGGAAGGGGCGGGTGGTGcggagagagagggagggagggaggtgggCGGTGAGACGAGCAGTCGACGCACAAGATGGCCGCTGCCGGAGTGGcagcggggcggcggcgggcgatggcggcgctgccccggggcCCGCGTGTACtactggaggagcagcagcagggtgctGTGGCAGCCCCGGCGTGCCGGAGCTGAGGGGGCCGGTGGGCGCTGCAGGAAGCCCGGCCCGCGTGGTGAGCGCGCTGCCTCCGCCGCGGGGTGCGGGGAACAATAGGGCGGGAGAGCTCTGCCCGCCTTGCCGAGAAAGGAGGCGGAGAGGCGGGCGTTGGGACGAGATGATTTCCAGAGGTGCTTTCGACTTCTAACAATTCCGTGACTTTGCGCCTTGCCAGGCCTCGGGCTCCTGCCGAGATCGATTTCCGAACGCCTCGGGCGGGCGGGGAGGGACCGCTGTGCCCGATGGGGGGAGGCGGAGAGCGGCTGGGTCCGGCTGGGGGTGGGGAGAGGCGGCATCGCCTCAGGCTGCGGCGCCAGAGGGACGGGCGGCTTTTGTGTGCCCCCTCTGCCTGCTGTCGTTTTTTCCAGGGGTTCTGCCTGCCTCTGCGCGAGAAAACTCGTCCCTGTGTCGCGTTGAACAATAGAGACGGAGGGAAAATAATGGCAGAGCCCTACCCGTCCCCGGGACACCTCTCCGCCCTGGGTTGTGGCTCTTTTGTCTGTCGTGCCTGAGGGAAGAGCGAGGTGGCCGTGGCTCCCTCTGCATGGGGACAAACGATGGTGAAACCGCACAGGATCTCCCTGACTTGCACTAGTTTTTCCACTCTGGCGTTGTTTTGGCTGTTGGATTACACCCACAGAGTGGGTAGGGTTTCATGCCGGGGGTGCGGTGTTGGTATAGCTGGGATTTAATTTGCTTTGATGGTTGGGAATGTCCTGGTGTCAGGTTTTGTCTTCAAAAGCCATTGTGAGGTCTGTCTTCTTTTAAAAGCAGGGAGCTGAtgcaggttttggttttttctcctAGGAATTGCGAATGTTTTGTTTACATCTACATGCCTTCTTGTCCAGAGTGTGTAtcttatttttatacattttagtCAAGTACGAGTGACAAATCATTTGTTCCTCCAGCAGAAGCTAcggttttctgtctttttttgcCATATTGAAAATGGCtgaagtggggggaaaaaattaaaaatttgcagaaataattaaaaggtTCAAAGTAACCTGTATTGTGACTGAGCTGCTTTAATCGTTGTAACTGGTGTTGCAGTGCTGTCATTTAGTGACTCTGCTGGAAGATAAATGCAGCATTTATACTCTATTCACATTATTTGGCTATAGAAATGTGAGATAATACAGGAGTACTCTGAGGCAGAAGTTAATGTATTCCTAAACTTATGTTTTCTTACTTCTTTCAGGCTTATGAGGATGTGGAGGTGGTTAATTTTGTCAGCTATAAATGTCTGTATTGCTGTGTTTGAAGTCAATGAAGCTAATATGGGACTTCATGGCTATATAAATAACCTGTGTTCAGGAGCAATTTGTACATTATTGCCAGTTTCTAAGCTTCACCAGGAGCACCATGGCTTTCTTCAGTGCATTAATACACAATGCTGATAATGAAATTGTGCTTCCCACTAACATAAACAGAAGCAGATGTTATCAGGCACGTTTTCCTTTCCCAGTGATAGCTTATGGCTTTGCCTTCCTGTCCTAGAAAAGGGTCTGTCAAAGCAGACAGCCTGACAGGCTGCTTGGAGGGAAATTTAGAAAGGCAGGTACCATCAGAGCAGTCTGTTTTGACAACCAGAGACTTGAGTTTTTCAATCACTTACGAGCAGCAGGAACCTTCATTGACATAAGTGGGAAGTAACTTGTATGGTTTCTGGTGTTTTGCTGTTCGTTTttgtgagtttgtttttttttttttttggtcagctTTGTATCTAAACTAGCTTTGtttaaagtgaaatattttagaaatttctGACAGGATTGTTGTATgctgataatttaaaaaactacTGTTCCAGTGAACATAAGCTGGACATATGATAAACATATGAATCTGGAAATGGCAGACATTAATATCACAGAGTTTAATTTAGGGGCATCTTGAGGCATGTATTATTATATAAAAGTGCTCATGCAGATGAAGAGAAATGAGCAGGAATGCTTTTGGAAACTTCTGATGTGTTGCCAATGATTCACCAGCAATCTGGGTGGAGCCATTATCAATCTTGTTGAATTAAGCATCACAGAAGTTGAGATTCAGTGAGTgtgtatattaaaataataatgctTAAATTACTTCATATGTGGTTCAGAAGTCTTAGGTGACACCGATGCTGCGATGCTGGCTACCTTTGATATGGATGGCAAAAACTGACATCCCATTTAATTAGGATCTCTATCTCTTAACTAACCAGTGCTGTAAAAGGTTTTTTTGTGATACTTAGGAAATTGACCTTTCCCAGTCTGTAATATGTAGTGATACGAAggataattacttttttttttttttcaattctgcACCAAGACCTTGGTTTACATGCTGGATACCTGGGGAGAAAAAGTTTCAGCCATTTGAAAGAGCTTGTGGAGTCATACCTTTCCAATGGTATGACATGTAAAGCTGAATTAGAAGGAAAGAACTCATCTGCATGTAGGCTCCCAAACTTCTCAAGAATCTCAGAACAGTGATGCAAAAAACTCTATAAGCTATCTTTTAAGCAGGTGATCTTTAtaaaactttgtatttttttgcaaaacCTACTCATTATTCAAAATTCCTTTCCCACCATAGACTCGTGGAATTATTTTGCAGATGAAAGTCTGTGtggttttgtggtggtttttcccACACCCAGTAAATCAGGTGGTTGTTTGCTGGAGCATCCCAAGTAACATTGGCTGGTGGGCCAAAAAACAAATCTCAAATCTGACTCCAAGTACATGGCAGATAAACATAGGGGAATTAGTAGTTTGAAGTTCATGTCTTGGACTGTACTAGGTAACAAATGGGAAACCATTAtcataaggggaaaaaagatatAACATGTTGCTATTGTGAAAGATTGTTATATAAACACAGTGCACTGACTGAAATTTCAGTGTGACCTTCAAGATTCCATGTAGGCTTTGTTACAGTAATGAAGTCTAGGGCCTCTGCTAGCTGAGAAGGGAAGCCACAAATGCTTACTTTAATTATATTACTTTCCTTTCTGAGCACAGGTTCCACTGTGTACCCAGAATTAGGTGCAGTTCCCATCACTGAGTCTGACCAGTGTCAGACTGTTTTGCTGAAGGAGTGCATTTCTTGATAATTACTTTTTGCATCAGTCTCATTTTCTTCATTACCAGTACAGTTAAAATTGAAATGGTATTAGATTTCCACGGGCTAACTAATTTCCTAATGAGGTTTTTTATTTGTGGAAGTGTGTTAATGGGCAAGAAGGTGCAGAAGTCCTGATGGCTTCttataaatagattttttgctataaaaataatttctggctAGAGTGCTTGAGGAAACAGCTTTCCTGTTACTGCATGGTAGCATCATATGTGGTGCTATCAGCTAGAGAAGAAAGAGATTTTGGTGATAGAAATAACAAGAATTGTAAATAATTTGCTGTAAATGTGTGTTGTCAGAGACAGTAGCAGTTGTGCACTGCTCTGTGTTAGAAAGTgtagaggggtttttttgtgcagCTGTGATGGGTGTCCTGGCCACACACTGAGATTACTTCCTAATGGAGTGAGAAGGAAGGCAGCTGCAGGGGTCTAAGGGAAACTTTCAGTGGGTAGGGATGACTTATATGCATCAAGGCATATATGCATATACAAAAGACATCCTATGCAGACTTTTACATGAAAGCTTCTGCCCCATATGCTAGGTTAGCTTTTCTTCccctaggaaaagaaaaaatgtatttcaggaaTCCTAAAAATCACATGGAGAATAAGATCTCTCTTTATCACTTGATTGTACAAAGGAGGTAGAGGCCTATATAAGCTACAGTGTAAGCGACCTTGTT is part of the Taeniopygia guttata chromosome 8, bTaeGut7.mat, whole genome shotgun sequence genome and harbors:
- the LOC115496254 gene encoding uncharacterized protein, translating into MPPLPTPSRTQPLSASPHRAQRSLPARPRRSEIDLGRSPRPGKAQSGQSSPALLFPAPRGGGSALTTRAGLPAAPTGPLSSGTPGLPQHPAAAPPVVHAGPGAAPPSPAAAPLPLRQRPSCASTARLTAHLPPSLSLRTTRPFLRPPSPATGTRPGGTGRDGEKQPSHGPEPVRAGRGSYRPSRAGYLALPQGRSPMSDAFLLSGTSVGGRYGCLMPSHLIASSRLLVILQGKITQIKFPLTWPCRAKLSRFCPPFPSEGVEMDWVLEKVLRSFVCCRTQIILSFNEYHSLLGLRRSI